One Streptomyces sp. V4I8 genomic window carries:
- the rpsB gene encoding 30S ribosomal protein S2: MAVVTMRELLESGVHFGHQTRRWNPKMKRFIFTERNGIYIIDLLQSLSYIDRAYEFVKETVAHGGTVMFVGTKKQAQEAIAEQATRVGMPYVNQRWLGGMLTNFSTVYKRLQRLKELEQIDFEDVAASGLTKKELLVLSREKAKLEKTLGGIREMQKVPSAVWIVDTKKEHIAVGEARKLNIPVVAILDTNCDPDEVDYKIPGNDDAIRSVTLLTRVIADAVAEGLIARSGVATGDKGEKAAGEPLAEWERDLLEGEKKAEEAPAAAEAPAAEAPAAEAPAAEAPAAEAPAAEAPAAEAPAAEGEQA, encoded by the coding sequence ATGGCCGTCGTCACGATGCGGGAGCTGCTGGAAAGCGGCGTCCACTTCGGTCACCAGACCCGTCGTTGGAACCCGAAGATGAAGCGCTTCATCTTCACGGAGCGCAACGGCATCTACATCATCGACCTGCTCCAGTCGCTGTCGTACATCGACCGCGCCTACGAGTTCGTCAAGGAGACCGTCGCCCACGGCGGCACGGTCATGTTCGTCGGCACGAAGAAGCAGGCGCAGGAGGCCATCGCCGAGCAGGCCACCCGCGTCGGCATGCCCTACGTCAACCAGCGCTGGCTGGGCGGCATGCTCACCAACTTCTCGACCGTCTACAAGCGTCTGCAGCGCCTCAAGGAGCTCGAGCAGATCGACTTCGAGGACGTCGCCGCTTCCGGTCTGACCAAGAAGGAGCTTCTCGTGCTCTCGCGCGAGAAGGCCAAGCTGGAGAAGACCCTCGGTGGTATCCGCGAGATGCAGAAGGTGCCCAGCGCCGTCTGGATCGTGGACACCAAGAAGGAGCACATCGCGGTTGGTGAGGCCCGGAAGCTCAACATTCCGGTCGTCGCGATCCTCGACACCAACTGCGACCCCGACGAGGTCGACTACAAGATCCCGGGCAACGACGACGCGATCCGCTCCGTCACCCTGCTCACCCGCGTGATCGCCGACGCCGTCGCCGAGGGCCTCATCGCCCGCTCCGGCGTCGCCACCGGCGACAAGGGTGAGAAGGCCGCGGGCGAGCCGCTCGCCGAGTGGGAGCGCGACCTGCTCGAGGGTGAGAAGAAGGCCGAGGAGGCTCCGGCCGCCGCCGAGGCCCCTGCTGCTGAGGCTCCGGCCGCCGAGGCTCCCGCCGCCGAGGCCCCTGCTGCTGAGGCTCCCGCCGCCGAGGCCCCCGCGGCCGAGGCTCCGGCCGCCGAGGGCGAGCAGGCCTGA
- the tsf gene encoding translation elongation factor Ts: protein MANYTAADVKKLRELTGAGMMDCKKALDEAEGNVEKAVEALRIKGQKGVAKREGRSAENGAVVSIIADDNSSGVLVELKCETDFVAKGDKFQAVATAIAEHVAKTSPADIEALLASEIEAGKTVQAFVDEANANLGEKIVLDRFAQYGDGFVLAYMHRTMPDLPPQIGVLVELDKPNAEVAKGIAQHIAAFAPKYLSKDDVPAEVVESERRVAEETTRAEGKPEAALPKIVEGRLNGFFKDATLLGQPYALDNKKSVQKVLDEAGVTLKRFSRIKVGI from the coding sequence ATGGCGAACTACACCGCCGCTGACGTCAAGAAGCTCCGTGAGCTCACCGGCGCCGGCATGATGGACTGCAAGAAGGCGCTGGACGAGGCCGAGGGCAACGTCGAGAAGGCCGTCGAGGCGCTCCGCATCAAGGGCCAGAAGGGCGTCGCCAAGCGCGAAGGCCGCTCCGCCGAGAACGGCGCCGTGGTCTCGATCATCGCTGACGACAACTCCTCCGGTGTCCTCGTCGAGCTGAAGTGCGAGACGGACTTCGTCGCCAAGGGTGACAAGTTCCAGGCCGTCGCCACCGCGATCGCCGAGCACGTCGCCAAGACCTCCCCGGCCGACATCGAGGCGCTGCTCGCCTCCGAGATCGAGGCCGGCAAGACCGTCCAGGCGTTCGTGGACGAGGCCAACGCCAACCTGGGCGAGAAGATCGTCCTGGACCGCTTCGCGCAGTACGGCGACGGCTTCGTGCTCGCGTACATGCACCGCACGATGCCCGACCTGCCCCCGCAGATCGGTGTCCTCGTCGAGCTGGACAAGCCGAACGCCGAGGTCGCCAAGGGCATCGCCCAGCACATCGCCGCCTTCGCGCCGAAGTACCTCTCCAAGGACGACGTTCCGGCCGAGGTCGTGGAGTCCGAGCGTCGTGTCGCCGAGGAGACCACCCGCGCCGAGGGCAAGCCCGAGGCCGCCCTGCCGAAGATCGTCGAGGGTCGCCTCAACGGCTTCTTCAAGGACGCCACGCTGCTCGGTCAGCCGTACGCGCTCGACAACAAGAAGTCCGTCCAGAAGGTTCTGGACGAGGCCGGTGTCACCCTGAAGCGCTTCTCGCGCATCAAGGTCGGCATCTGA
- the pyrH gene encoding UMP kinase, producing the protein MTTKAQKSDDGKVSGRFLLKLSGEAFSGGGGLGVDPDVVHKIAREIAAVVRDGAQVAVVIGGGNFFRGAELQQRGMDRARSDYMGMLGTVMNCLALQDFLEKEGIDSRVQTAITMGQVAEPYIPLRAVRHLEKGRVVIFGAGMGMPYFSTDTTAAQRALEIDAEALLMGKNGVDGVYDSDPKRNPDAVKFDSLGYGEVITRDLKVADATAVTLCRDNKLPILVFELLAEGNIARAVKGEKIGTLVDEQGGRG; encoded by the coding sequence ATGACCACCAAGGCCCAGAAGAGCGACGACGGCAAAGTAAGCGGCCGGTTTCTGCTGAAGCTGTCCGGAGAAGCGTTCTCCGGTGGTGGCGGCCTCGGCGTCGACCCGGACGTGGTGCACAAGATCGCCCGCGAGATCGCCGCCGTCGTCCGCGACGGCGCGCAGGTCGCGGTCGTCATCGGCGGCGGCAACTTCTTCCGCGGCGCCGAACTCCAGCAGCGCGGCATGGACCGGGCCCGCTCCGACTACATGGGCATGCTCGGCACCGTGATGAACTGCCTCGCCCTCCAGGACTTCCTGGAGAAGGAGGGGATCGACTCCCGGGTCCAGACCGCCATCACCATGGGCCAGGTCGCCGAGCCGTACATCCCGCTGCGCGCCGTGCGGCACCTGGAGAAGGGCCGCGTGGTCATCTTCGGCGCCGGTATGGGCATGCCGTACTTCTCCACCGACACCACCGCCGCCCAGCGCGCCCTGGAGATCGACGCCGAGGCGCTGCTCATGGGCAAGAACGGTGTGGACGGGGTCTACGACTCCGACCCCAAGCGCAACCCGGACGCCGTCAAGTTCGACTCCCTCGGCTACGGCGAGGTCATCACCCGCGACCTCAAGGTCGCCGACGCCACGGCGGTCACGCTGTGCCGCGACAACAAGCTCCCGATCCTCGTCTTCGAGCTTCTGGCGGAGGGCAATATCGCGCGCGCCGTCAAGGGTGAGAAGATCGGCACGCTTGTGGATGAGCAGGGCGGTCGGGGCTGA
- the frr gene encoding ribosome recycling factor, with protein sequence MIEETLLEAEEKMEKAVVVAKEDFAAIRTGRAHPAMFNKIVADYYGAPTPINQLASFSVPEPRMAVVTPFDKSALRNIEQAIRDSDLGVNPSNDGNIIRVVFPELTEERRRDYIKVAKGKAEDARVSIRSVRRKAKDAIDKLIKDGEIGEDEGRRAEKELDDTTHKYVAQVDELLKHKEAELLEV encoded by the coding sequence GTGATCGAAGAGACCCTCCTCGAGGCCGAGGAGAAGATGGAGAAGGCCGTCGTGGTCGCCAAGGAGGACTTCGCCGCGATCCGCACCGGCCGTGCGCACCCGGCGATGTTCAACAAGATCGTGGCCGACTACTACGGTGCGCCGACGCCGATCAACCAGCTGGCTTCGTTCTCCGTGCCGGAGCCGCGCATGGCCGTCGTGACCCCGTTCGACAAGAGCGCGCTGCGCAACATCGAGCAGGCGATCCGCGACTCCGACCTCGGCGTCAACCCGAGCAACGACGGCAACATCATCCGAGTGGTGTTCCCCGAGCTCACCGAGGAGCGCCGCCGCGACTACATCAAGGTCGCCAAGGGGAAGGCCGAGGACGCGCGCGTGTCCATCCGCTCCGTCCGCCGCAAGGCGAAGGACGCCATCGACAAGCTGATCAAGGACGGCGAGATCGGCGAGGACGAGGGCCGCCGTGCGGAGAAGGAACTCGACGACACCACGCACAAGTACGTCGCGCAGGTGGACGAGCTCCTCAAGCACAAGGAAGCGGAGCTGCTCGAGGTCTGA
- a CDS encoding phosphatidate cytidylyltransferase produces MNDSSWGAPPQAGQAGYWGATARGPVQGAAPAGPAYDAPEAQQTRPMPIVPEGPAYGGDQDDDRGAARLSGPLFREQPPQARPYDSPQARPSEASPQNPEPMPDAPQPAPQPQKKNAGRDLGAAIGVGVALGVVIVASLFVVKAVFVGVVAVAVVVGLWELTKRLEERKGVKAPLVPLAIGGAAMVIAGYVRGAEGAWVSMALTALAVLVWRMTAPPEGYLKDVTAGVFAAFYVPFLATFVAMMLTADDGAFRVLTFLLLTVVSDTGAYAVGWRFGKHKLAPRISPGKTREGLLGAVSFAMVAGALCMEFLIDDGTWWQGLLVGLAVAASATLGDLGESMIKRDLGIKDMGTLLPGHGGIMDRLDSLLPTAPVVWLLMVLFVGSG; encoded by the coding sequence ATGAACGACTCTTCCTGGGGGGCACCGCCACAAGCCGGGCAAGCCGGTTACTGGGGGGCCACCGCGCGTGGACCTGTCCAGGGGGCTGCCCCGGCGGGTCCCGCGTACGATGCGCCTGAGGCGCAGCAGACTCGCCCCATGCCCATCGTGCCCGAGGGACCCGCGTATGGCGGAGACCAGGATGACGACCGGGGGGCCGCTCGGCTGAGCGGCCCCTTGTTCCGCGAACAGCCGCCGCAGGCGCGGCCGTACGACTCGCCGCAGGCGCGGCCCTCCGAGGCTTCGCCGCAGAATCCGGAGCCCATGCCCGACGCCCCGCAGCCGGCGCCCCAGCCGCAGAAGAAGAACGCGGGGCGTGACCTGGGCGCGGCCATAGGAGTCGGTGTCGCGCTCGGCGTGGTGATCGTCGCCTCGCTGTTCGTCGTCAAGGCCGTGTTCGTCGGTGTGGTCGCGGTCGCCGTCGTCGTGGGCCTGTGGGAGCTGACCAAGCGGCTCGAGGAGCGCAAGGGCGTCAAGGCGCCTCTGGTCCCGCTCGCGATCGGTGGCGCGGCCATGGTGATCGCCGGGTACGTCCGGGGTGCCGAGGGCGCCTGGGTGTCGATGGCGCTGACCGCGCTGGCCGTACTGGTCTGGCGGATGACGGCGCCACCGGAGGGCTACCTCAAGGACGTCACCGCGGGCGTCTTCGCGGCGTTCTACGTGCCGTTCCTGGCGACGTTCGTCGCGATGATGCTCACCGCCGACGACGGGGCGTTCCGCGTCCTGACGTTCCTGCTCCTGACGGTCGTCAGCGACACCGGGGCGTACGCCGTCGGCTGGCGCTTCGGCAAGCACAAGCTCGCCCCGCGCATCAGCCCCGGCAAGACCCGCGAGGGCCTGCTCGGCGCGGTGAGCTTCGCGATGGTGGCGGGCGCGCTGTGCATGGAGTTCCTGATCGACGACGGCACCTGGTGGCAGGGCCTGCTCGTGGGCCTCGCGGTCGCGGCCAGCGCCACGCTGGGCGACCTCGGTGAGTCGATGATCAAGCGGGACCTGGGCATCAAGGACATGGGCACGCTGCTGCCGGGGCATGGCGGGATCATGGACCGGCTGGACTCGCTGTTGCCCACGGCGCCCGTGGTGTGGCTGCTGATGGTGCTGTTTGTGGGGTCCGGCTGA
- a CDS encoding SRPBCC family protein — protein sequence MAIIREIIDVDRTPDEVYAYVVEPSHLPEWQLSAVSAEPLDEGPIHTGSRVRVTRRIGTREVPMTVQFDELDPPHSWDLHGIDGPVRPRAHGEIEPLDGGRRSRVTIDIDFEGHGLGKVLVPLVVRPQVRKELPRDERLLKERLERTNG from the coding sequence ATGGCCATCATCCGAGAAATCATCGATGTCGACCGCACGCCGGACGAGGTCTACGCGTATGTCGTCGAGCCGTCCCATCTGCCGGAGTGGCAGCTGAGCGCCGTCTCGGCCGAACCGCTCGACGAAGGGCCCATCCACACCGGCTCCCGGGTCCGGGTCACCCGGCGTATCGGCACCCGCGAGGTTCCGATGACCGTGCAGTTCGACGAGCTCGACCCTCCGCACAGCTGGGATCTGCACGGGATCGACGGCCCCGTCAGGCCTCGCGCCCACGGTGAGATCGAGCCGCTCGACGGCGGCCGCCGCTCCCGCGTGACGATCGACATCGACTTCGAAGGGCACGGCCTTGGCAAGGTACTGGTGCCCCTCGTCGTCCGACCGCAGGTCCGCAAGGAACTCCCGCGTGACGAGCGACTCCTCAAGGAGAGGCTGGAACGCACGAACGGCTAG
- a CDS encoding trypco2 family protein: MTGEGHDGTEHAIELDKAVQAIRDGLTAAAARAEGQDLSFELGDIQMEFTVELRKELKGGGKVKAWVLEAGADVTRTSARTHRVAFTLKPKDNRTGDPWKVGNQNRGSVAGFGPQ, translated from the coding sequence GTGACCGGCGAAGGTCATGACGGTACGGAACATGCCATTGAACTGGACAAGGCCGTGCAGGCCATCCGGGACGGGTTGACCGCCGCGGCCGCGCGCGCGGAGGGGCAGGACCTGAGCTTCGAACTGGGCGATATCCAGATGGAGTTCACCGTGGAGCTGCGCAAGGAGCTCAAGGGCGGTGGCAAGGTCAAGGCCTGGGTCCTGGAGGCCGGAGCGGACGTGACGCGGACCTCGGCCAGAACCCACCGGGTGGCGTTCACGCTCAAGCCCAAGGACAACCGCACGGGTGATCCCTGGAAGGTGGGCAACCAGAACCGGGGCAGCGTCGCCGGGTTCGGGCCTCAGTGA
- a CDS encoding NACHT domain-containing NTPase, whose protein sequence is MTATARQGGAQAAPAAHPAERVVAVLGKDQGTGVLLAPHLVLTSAHLLSSGQLLSGQAQDRSLSVAHPRSADLVPCEVVWYSAELDAALLLAQRNVLSADQAAVLGSIRFGELATESPLPHCEIIGFPDVQRYGAEGRLDLDQYTGTVLPVAGRVRGDLTCALDLPPATERDDGASPLAGLSGSPLFAGPVLLGLVTEIPRQRNHQRVTALAVPHLMADQRFCDRFRRLHASFRLERVTDFHRQDLRYEPDYANAVSARYRKTEIFGLEELGRNESTWDLETAYLTLEAETSAPAKQRLPGPGPGPQRVNDLLADRPRILLRGEAGAGKTTLVWWLAAHAGAGTLGPELADLNHLVPFVVPLRSIRAQGRPFPKPAELPLAAELQVDNPPEGWARRVLESGRGLLLVDGLDEVPREDRTAAAGWLSEVLHRFPETRCMVTVRPLAVEESWLTEEGFDELRLLPMRDPDIREFVAAWHRAAVGCRDELAGLERDLNQQLARNTALRDLARTPLLCAVICALHHRNRGLLPDSRWALYRSALAMLLGSRDKQRQVGAAEGITLGVEEQQQLLQRIAVWLVRGGQTQLSHEDAIEQITLALKGMARVRKSATPEQLLIHLLNRSGLLQERSRDAIQFIHRTFQDYLAAKEFRESGSLNELLRHAVEEEWQDVIRLVAGHCDRGQTRKIVENLIAQGDSADDRENRADLYVLAAHCAFESAYFEDLDEVEERLGRLMPPTLEDVDRLVSLGPDVLPLLPGPEGLGKEAAARVVQTAAGVAGREAMEIMSRFTARGERLVRHRLALSWGRFPIREYAREVLSQISLKGFPLNINNLEKLAQLRELGPLGALILRGLLPPAAVARDLPEGRVRELSLIGNPSVDNFAFLAGQRDLRVLQVTNCSRVTDLSALAALPLRRLSLGAEHFPPAALDAISSMETLEELVLEPLPFACRDALPRAHPGIKHLTLKVLQSVPLDSLPEWHGLQSLRLAGPVNIFHALRLVGELPELSELHVELRRIPDLGLVRPLPRVTTLSLTRLEDPSDLGRIAETFPALRDLRLTLRAVERSRFTHGEPLDLKPLAAVTDLKVQLRVPIDVPVIGADLFGDRLELFRGRTVLRGRTPRPQDETVD, encoded by the coding sequence GTGACCGCAACCGCCCGTCAAGGAGGCGCCCAAGCCGCCCCGGCCGCCCACCCCGCCGAGCGTGTGGTGGCCGTGCTCGGCAAGGACCAGGGCACCGGTGTACTGCTCGCCCCGCACCTCGTCCTGACCAGCGCACACCTGCTGAGCAGCGGCCAGCTGCTCTCGGGGCAGGCCCAGGACCGGTCCCTCTCCGTGGCCCACCCGCGCAGCGCCGACCTCGTTCCCTGCGAAGTGGTCTGGTACAGCGCCGAGCTCGACGCGGCCCTGCTGCTGGCCCAACGGAACGTCCTGAGCGCCGACCAGGCCGCGGTGCTCGGCAGCATCCGGTTCGGTGAGCTGGCCACCGAGTCACCCCTGCCCCACTGCGAGATCATCGGCTTTCCGGACGTACAGCGATATGGTGCCGAGGGCCGGCTCGACCTGGACCAGTACACCGGAACGGTGCTCCCGGTGGCCGGGCGCGTCCGCGGTGATCTGACCTGCGCGCTGGACCTGCCTCCCGCCACCGAACGCGATGACGGCGCCTCGCCCCTGGCCGGCCTGTCCGGGTCCCCGCTCTTCGCCGGACCCGTCCTCCTGGGCCTGGTCACAGAGATACCGAGGCAACGCAACCACCAGCGCGTCACGGCGCTCGCCGTACCGCACCTGATGGCGGACCAGCGGTTCTGCGACCGGTTCCGCCGCCTGCATGCCTCCTTCCGCTTGGAACGCGTCACGGATTTCCACCGCCAGGACCTGCGCTACGAGCCGGACTACGCGAACGCCGTCAGCGCCCGCTACCGCAAGACGGAGATCTTCGGCCTGGAGGAACTCGGGCGCAACGAGTCCACGTGGGACCTGGAGACCGCGTATCTGACGCTGGAGGCCGAAACCTCCGCCCCGGCGAAACAGCGCCTGCCAGGCCCCGGCCCCGGCCCCCAGCGCGTCAACGACCTGCTCGCCGACCGTCCCCGGATCCTGCTGCGCGGCGAGGCCGGAGCGGGCAAGACCACCCTGGTCTGGTGGCTGGCGGCGCACGCGGGCGCGGGTACGTTGGGCCCCGAACTCGCCGACCTCAATCACCTGGTGCCGTTCGTCGTGCCGCTGCGCAGCATCCGTGCCCAGGGCCGCCCCTTCCCCAAGCCGGCCGAACTTCCCCTCGCCGCCGAACTCCAGGTCGACAACCCGCCGGAGGGCTGGGCCCGTCGGGTTCTGGAGTCCGGCCGGGGGCTGCTCCTGGTCGACGGGTTGGACGAAGTGCCGCGTGAGGACCGCACGGCCGCTGCCGGTTGGCTCTCCGAGGTTCTCCACCGGTTCCCGGAGACGCGGTGCATGGTGACGGTTCGCCCCCTGGCCGTCGAGGAGAGCTGGCTCACCGAAGAGGGATTCGACGAGCTGCGGTTGCTGCCGATGCGTGACCCGGACATCCGAGAGTTCGTGGCGGCATGGCACCGCGCCGCCGTGGGCTGCCGTGACGAACTGGCCGGACTGGAGCGGGATCTGAACCAGCAGCTCGCCCGCAATACCGCGCTGCGGGACCTGGCTCGGACCCCACTGCTCTGCGCCGTGATCTGTGCCCTGCACCACCGCAACCGGGGCCTGCTGCCGGACAGTCGTTGGGCTCTGTACCGCTCCGCGCTGGCCATGCTTCTGGGCAGCCGGGACAAGCAGCGGCAAGTAGGTGCCGCGGAGGGCATCACACTCGGCGTCGAGGAACAGCAGCAGCTGCTGCAGCGCATCGCCGTCTGGCTGGTGCGCGGCGGCCAGACCCAGTTGTCGCACGAGGACGCGATCGAACAGATAACCCTCGCCCTGAAGGGCATGGCCCGGGTCCGCAAGAGCGCCACCCCGGAGCAGCTGTTGATCCACCTCCTCAATCGCAGCGGCCTGCTCCAGGAACGCAGCCGGGACGCGATCCAGTTCATCCACCGCACGTTCCAGGACTACCTGGCCGCCAAGGAGTTCCGGGAGAGCGGCTCCCTGAACGAGTTGCTGCGCCATGCCGTCGAGGAAGAGTGGCAGGACGTGATCCGGCTCGTGGCCGGGCACTGCGACCGGGGGCAGACGCGGAAGATCGTGGAGAACCTGATCGCCCAGGGCGACTCCGCGGACGACCGCGAGAACCGGGCCGATCTGTACGTCCTGGCGGCGCACTGCGCCTTCGAATCGGCCTACTTCGAGGACCTGGACGAGGTGGAGGAGCGCCTGGGGCGGCTCATGCCGCCGACGCTCGAAGACGTCGACCGGCTCGTGTCGCTGGGACCGGACGTGCTGCCACTGCTGCCGGGGCCCGAGGGTCTCGGGAAGGAAGCGGCCGCCCGGGTGGTGCAGACCGCGGCAGGTGTGGCGGGCCGTGAAGCCATGGAGATCATGAGCCGCTTCACGGCGCGCGGGGAACGCCTCGTACGGCACCGCCTGGCCCTGAGCTGGGGGCGGTTCCCCATTCGGGAGTACGCCCGAGAGGTACTCTCCCAGATCTCTCTCAAGGGCTTCCCGCTGAACATCAACAACCTCGAGAAGCTGGCGCAGCTCCGCGAGCTCGGCCCGCTGGGAGCACTGATACTCCGCGGCTTGCTGCCCCCCGCGGCGGTGGCCCGGGACCTGCCCGAAGGGAGGGTGCGAGAGCTGTCCCTGATCGGCAATCCGTCCGTCGACAACTTCGCGTTCCTGGCCGGACAGCGGGACCTCCGTGTGCTCCAGGTCACGAATTGTTCCCGGGTCACGGATCTGTCGGCACTCGCTGCTCTGCCCTTGCGCCGCCTTTCACTCGGCGCCGAGCACTTCCCCCCGGCCGCGCTGGATGCCATCAGCAGCATGGAGACCTTGGAGGAGCTCGTCCTGGAGCCACTCCCTTTCGCCTGCCGTGATGCTCTGCCCCGCGCGCATCCCGGTATCAAGCACCTCACCCTGAAGGTGCTGCAGTCCGTGCCCCTCGACTCCCTGCCCGAGTGGCACGGCCTGCAGAGCCTGCGTCTCGCCGGACCCGTGAACATATTCCACGCGTTGCGTCTCGTAGGAGAGCTGCCGGAACTCAGCGAGCTGCACGTCGAGCTGCGGCGGATTCCGGATCTCGGCCTCGTACGGCCCCTTCCCCGCGTCACCACGCTGTCCCTGACCAGACTGGAGGACCCCTCCGACCTCGGACGGATCGCGGAGACGTTCCCCGCGCTCCGTGATCTGCGGCTCACCCTGCGCGCCGTGGAGCGCTCCCGCTTCACCCACGGCGAACCACTCGACCTGAAGCCGCTGGCCGCGGTGACCGACCTCAAAGTGCAGCTCAGGGTGCCGATCGACGTCCCGGTCATCGGTGCCGACCTCTTCGGAGACCGCTTGGAGCTCTTCCGAGGAAGAACAGTGCTCAGAGGGCGCACTCCCAGACCGCAGGACGAGACGGTCGACTAG
- the rlmN gene encoding 23S rRNA (adenine(2503)-C(2))-methyltransferase RlmN: MPKPGELTFAAPRGAKKPPRHLADLTPGERKDAVAAIGEKPFRAKQLSQHYFARYAHDPEQWTDIPAGARAKLREELFPELMTVVRHLSTDQGDTRKTLWRLFDGTLVESVLMRYPDRVTMCISSQAGCGMNCPFCATGQAGLDRNLSTAEIVHQIVDGMRALRDGEVPGGPARLSNIVFMGMGEPLANYNRVVGAIRRLTDPEPDGLGLSQRGITVSTVGLVPAIHRFADEGFKCRLAISLHAPDDELRDTLVPVNTRWKVREVLDSGFEYVARSGRRLSIEYALIRDINDQAWRGDRLGRLLKGKPVHVNLIPLNPTPGSKWTASRPEDEKAFVEAIAAHGVPVTIRDTRGQEIDGACGQLAATER, encoded by the coding sequence ATGCCTAAGCCCGGAGAACTCACATTCGCAGCCCCCCGCGGAGCCAAGAAGCCGCCGCGGCACCTTGCCGACCTCACGCCCGGTGAGCGTAAGGACGCCGTCGCCGCGATCGGCGAGAAGCCGTTTCGTGCCAAGCAGCTCTCGCAGCACTACTTCGCGCGCTACGCGCACGACCCGGAGCAGTGGACAGACATCCCGGCCGGGGCCCGCGCCAAGCTGCGTGAGGAGCTCTTTCCCGAGCTCATGACCGTCGTACGGCATCTGTCGACCGACCAGGGAGACACCCGCAAGACGCTGTGGCGGCTGTTCGACGGGACGCTCGTCGAGTCGGTGCTGATGCGGTACCCGGACCGGGTGACCATGTGCATCAGCTCGCAGGCGGGGTGCGGGATGAACTGCCCGTTCTGTGCGACCGGGCAGGCGGGGCTGGACCGGAATCTGTCGACCGCCGAGATCGTCCACCAGATCGTTGACGGGATGCGGGCGCTCAGGGACGGGGAGGTCCCCGGGGGGCCCGCCCGGCTGTCCAACATCGTCTTCATGGGGATGGGGGAGCCGCTCGCCAACTACAACCGGGTCGTGGGCGCCATCCGGCGGCTCACCGATCCGGAGCCGGACGGGCTCGGGCTCTCCCAGCGCGGCATCACCGTCTCGACCGTCGGTCTCGTCCCGGCCATCCACCGGTTCGCCGACGAGGGCTTCAAGTGCCGGCTCGCGATCTCGCTGCACGCGCCCGACGACGAGCTGCGCGACACCCTGGTGCCCGTCAATACGCGGTGGAAGGTACGTGAGGTGCTCGACTCGGGGTTCGAGTACGTCGCCAGGTCCGGCCGTCGGCTGTCCATCGAGTACGCCCTCATCCGGGACATCAACGACCAGGCCTGGCGTGGTGACCGGCTCGGGCGGCTGCTCAAGGGCAAGCCGGTGCATGTGAACCTGATCCCGCTGAACCCCACGCCGGGGTCGAAGTGGACCGCCTCCCGGCCCGAGGACGAGAAGGCGTTCGTCGAAGCCATCGCCGCGCACGGTGTGCCGGTGACGATCCGGGACACCCGTGGTCAGGAAATCGATGGAGCGTGCGGGCAGCTCGCCGCGACCGAGCGGTAG
- a CDS encoding thiamine ABC transporter substrate binding subunit gives MVGLSACASSSDSGGSDAGGSGSKTVTLVAHDSWAVSKNVLAAFEKQSGYKVRVLEDGDAGQAVNKAILTKDNPQGDVFFGVDNTLLSRALDNGLFQSYEPKGADKIEARYRADQDQHRVTPIDTGDICVNYDKAYFSEHKLAPPTSYDDLVKPAYKDLLVTENASTSSPGLGFLLGTAAKYGDDGWEDYWKKLKANGVKVVDGWEQAYNEEFSGSAGGKKAKADRPLVVSYASSPPAEVIYGDPKPTTAPTGVATGTCFRQVEYAGLLSNAANAEGGKALLDFMLTRTFQDDMPLNMFVYPVVEAAQVPEEFTKYGPQAEDPETMDPAKIADNRDDWVKSWTSLVLK, from the coding sequence ATGGTCGGCCTGTCCGCGTGCGCGTCGTCGTCCGACTCCGGAGGGTCCGACGCCGGGGGCTCCGGCTCCAAGACCGTCACGCTCGTCGCCCACGACTCGTGGGCCGTCTCGAAGAACGTCCTCGCCGCCTTCGAGAAGCAGTCCGGCTACAAGGTCAGGGTCCTGGAGGACGGCGACGCCGGGCAGGCCGTCAACAAGGCCATCCTCACCAAGGACAACCCGCAGGGCGACGTCTTCTTCGGCGTCGACAACACCCTGCTCTCGCGGGCGCTCGACAACGGGCTGTTCCAGTCCTACGAGCCGAAGGGCGCCGACAAGATCGAGGCCCGGTACCGGGCCGACCAGGACCAGCACCGGGTCACGCCGATCGACACCGGCGACATCTGCGTCAACTACGACAAGGCGTACTTCAGCGAGCACAAGCTGGCCCCGCCGACGTCGTACGACGACCTGGTCAAGCCCGCGTACAAGGACCTCCTCGTCACCGAGAACGCCTCCACCTCCTCGCCCGGGCTCGGCTTCCTGCTCGGCACCGCCGCGAAGTACGGCGACGACGGCTGGGAGGACTACTGGAAGAAGCTGAAGGCCAACGGCGTGAAGGTCGTCGACGGCTGGGAGCAGGCCTACAACGAGGAGTTCTCCGGCTCGGCCGGCGGCAAGAAGGCCAAGGCCGACCGGCCGCTCGTCGTGTCGTACGCCTCCTCGCCGCCCGCCGAGGTGATCTACGGCGACCCGAAGCCGACGACCGCGCCCACGGGTGTCGCGACGGGCACCTGCTTCCGCCAGGTCGAGTACGCGGGCCTGCTGAGCAACGCGGCGAACGCCGAGGGCGGCAAGGCGCTCCTCGACTTCATGCTCACCAGGACGTTCCAGGACGACATGCCGCTCAACATGTTCGTCTACCCGGTGGTGGAGGCCGCCCAGGTGCCCGAGGAGTTCACGAAGTACGGACCGCAGGCCGAGGATCCCGAGACCATGGACCCGGCGAAGATCGCCGACAACCGTGACGACTGGGTCAAGTCGTGGACCTCGCTCGTACTGAAGTAG